The nucleotide sequence TCCTGGTAGTGCTCCAGCAGCAATATTTCTTGGAGCGATGATTATTCATGGATTACGACCGGGGCCTCTGTTGTTTACTCAGCACGCTGGAACTGTCTATACCCTGTTAGTGGGATTTGCTGTTATCAATATCATGTTGTTTTTTGTTGGATGGGCCTTTTGTAGGTTTGCGGGAAAGATTCTTGTCATCCCAAAACAGATCCTTGCTATCATTATCGTTGTACTGGCAACAGTAGGCTCCTTTTCAATTCAGCAGAACATGATGGATGTTGTGACCATGTATGTTGCAGGAATAATTGGGTATTTTATGCTGAAGTTCAATTACCCTCTTTCTCCTGTCGCTTTGGCATTACTCTTGGGACCGATGCTTGAAGAGGCAATTACACTTACCAATACGATGTATTCAAATTTCTTCATGATTTTCACAAGACCGCTGACTGTTGTGTTTGGATTGTTCATTATTGTGTCTTTCTTCTGGCCGATGATTAAGAAAAAATTCCTGCGGAGGAAGGTTTAATGAGAACTACGATATTTGCTTCTGCACTGCTTTGGGGACCCGAACTGGAGCTTAGAAAGGATCAATTGGTCACGATTGATGATGGTTTTATTGTATCCATTAATCAAGGGAAGCAGGATGATGCTGAAATAGTATTGGAGAAAGACCATGTTCTTATGCCTGGAATGATCGATGCTCACACGCATCTTGCCTTGGATGCGAGACTTCCCGGACATCTGGATATGATGGAAGATGCTGAATCAAAGCAGACAATACGTGCTTTAAAAACAGTTCATGATAATCTACATGCAGGTATTACTGGATTGCGTTCAGTTGGTGATAGATATTATCTCGATGTACTCTTGCGTGATATGATTAACGAGGGGACTCTTGAAGGTCCTTGGATGCAGGTTGCTGGAATAGGTATGAAAGGACTTCATGGCCATGGGTATGTAGGAAAGAGTTTTAGTGGTAAGGAGGAGTTTCGACGCCAAGCTCGCCAGAACATGTTCAATCATACAGATTGGTTAAAGATATTTATCACAGCAGGAGCCCCTCCGAAAGGAAAACATGTTAACTGCTTTTTAACGAGGGAAGAGGTCCGGACTGTGGTGCAAGAGGCTGCTTCCTGTGGGCTTAAGACAAGTGCTCATTGCATAGGTGGACAAGGCTTGCGGTATTGCACCGAAGAAGGGATAGATGTACTCGACCATTGCTATTGGGTGGACCAAACTGATATAGATCTTATAATGCAACATGATACCACTGTGTGCTTTACTCCGGGAGTTTTTATGGATGATTCTCGGCTGCCTCTCTGTCCCCAAGGACATGTTGATAGTGTGATTAGGACAAGAGAAGAAGTGGTAAAACGATTGTCTAGTTTGGTAGGTGCAAAACCAAGATTCGTGATTGGAAGTGATGCATATCACGGCAACCTGTATAAGGAAATTGAATACATGGTAGCGTTGGGAATGAGTAGAAAAGAAGCTCTGAAGGGTGTCACTGTGAATGCCGGGAATGTGATGGACCAGACTGTTGGCGTTTTGCAGGAAGGATACCGTGCTGATTTGATCACCGTAAAGGAGAATCCTCTCGTTACCCCGAACGCTTTAGCAGAAGTATCTTTCGTAATGAGGCAGGGTGTTCAGGTTCGCTAATCACGTAAGGAGGGTACAGTGAAACTGGGAAATACAACCATGGAAGTCTCTTCCATTGCACTAGGAACATGGGCAATGGGTGGTGGAGACAGCTGGGGAACCAGCGATGAAACAGAGAGTATAAAAACAGTACATCGTGCACTGGAGAGAAGCATCAACTTCATCGATACTGCCCCTGCCTATGGGAATGGAT is from uncultured Sphaerochaeta sp. and encodes:
- a CDS encoding amidohydrolase family protein, translating into MRTTIFASALLWGPELELRKDQLVTIDDGFIVSINQGKQDDAEIVLEKDHVLMPGMIDAHTHLALDARLPGHLDMMEDAESKQTIRALKTVHDNLHAGITGLRSVGDRYYLDVLLRDMINEGTLEGPWMQVAGIGMKGLHGHGYVGKSFSGKEEFRRQARQNMFNHTDWLKIFITAGAPPKGKHVNCFLTREEVRTVVQEAASCGLKTSAHCIGGQGLRYCTEEGIDVLDHCYWVDQTDIDLIMQHDTTVCFTPGVFMDDSRLPLCPQGHVDSVIRTREEVVKRLSSLVGAKPRFVIGSDAYHGNLYKEIEYMVALGMSRKEALKGVTVNAGNVMDQTVGVLQEGYRADLITVKENPLVTPNALAEVSFVMRQGVQVR